CAATAATCGCAATTTTCATGCTGGTAAGGCTTTGAGCAATGAGGACTACTTAAAACAAATACCGAATCAAGATTAAGGTTAGCGATGGGTTGAGGTTAAGCTCTGCTTAGCTTGGTCTGTGTAATATTCACACAATCGCTGTCTCCACAAGATTTTCAAGAAAACAGAAATTTTTACGACCAAAATGGTTACCGCATCAGTCATGGCAATCCATAGTATTATCCGTGGATGGTATTGCTGAAAACGCTGTCCGCTGTTCGATGTGTGTGATTAAACCCCAAAGACCGTCCTTGGGACCTGCACTGACTGCTCCAATTCCTGGATCAGCAAACACATCCCTCAACATTATCTATATCTCTCATCTCCATCCACCCGCCCATGCCAACTTGGAAAATATTGGGGGAATGCAGACCGTCAGTTTGCAGTTGTTAGAGCATCTGCAAGGGCGAACGGATATCTCCGTATTTCCCTTGGTAGTGAAGTCGCCTTGGCAGGGGACAGAATTGAGAACCTTGGGCTTTTTGATTAAGCTATTGGGGACCTTGCCCCGCATTATTCAGGAGCAACAGGCAGATGTGGTCTTGTTCTCTTCGATGGTGACAGCAGCCCTGGCCCCCTTGATGAGATCCAGGGTAGCTGTACCGATGGTGACCATTAACCATGGCCAAGACGTAACTTTACCCGTTCGTCTTTATCAGCAATGGGTGCCTAAGGTTTTTCATTATTTGCAAGGGGTGATTTCGGTGTCTGCAGCCACTCAGGCAGCCAGCCTGGAGCGAGGATTACATCCCACCAAAAGCTTTGTGTTGCCAAATGCCCTGAATATCCAACCTCGTGCTTACCACCAACCGGGATCTCGGGACGTGCTGGAATCCGTTTTTCAGATCCCCTTAGAGGGCAAAAAGTTACTGCTCAGTGTGGGGCGGCAAGTCAAACGCAAGGGACATGCCTGGTTTTTGCAGCATGTATTGCCCAAAATTCAGCAGCCAATCGTGTATTTAATGATTGGTCAAGGGCCAGAAACTCAGCGATTAAAACACCTTCGAGCCCAGTCTCCCTACCCTGAACAGATCATCATCGCGGGGCAAACGTCGGCGGAGATATTGCAGCATGCCTATGATGCAGCCGATTTGTTCGTCATGCCCAATATCCCAGTTGCAGGAGATATGGAAGGGTTTGGGGTCGTTATATTAGAGGCTAATGAAGCCAGAACCCCCGTCGTTGCCTCTGATTTAGAAGGGCTACAAGATGTGGTGCAAAACGGTTGCAATGGATTTAAGGTAGCGCCCCTCAATGCCCACCAGTTTGCCCAGACCATTGATGACGTTCTAGACAGTAAGCTGCCCAGTCTCTCGAACAGTGCTTATGCCTGGGTGACTGAAAACTATACTTGGTCAAGGGTTTGCGAACAATATATTGAGGTTTTGCAGCAGGTAACCCAAACCGTGCCTCCCGTGCTCTATCGCTAATGACGTGCTGTGCAACTTAGATTTTGAATAATCACTTCGCTTGCAATGCTTTCTATTCAAGGGCTACAGGTTAATTAGAGTATTTAGAAAGTCCTTGTGTTTCTAAGATTTACAATCTCTAATGAGAATATTCGCATTAGCATTTGGAAGAAATATGAGCTTCATACTAATTTCAAGGTCTGAAACGACGTAAACTCGTTGAAATTAAAGTTGTACACCGCGTTATTAACTAAAATATTATTAGTTTTTTCGATCTACTGATTCTATAATTATCGAAAATTTGAGACTCAGACATGAAGAACTCAAAGTTTGTGGCAATAGTGGTCTGTGCGTATACCGCCTGCAACTTGATTCTGGGCTTTACATCCCCAGTAACGGCAGCCTCCCTAACCTATAACTTCAGGCAAGATGGTTTTGATGAAGGTGCTTACGCTGAAGGTTTTTTCATCGCCGATGACCTGAATGGCGATGGTCAAATTGCGTATTTCAGAGGACTTCAAAACTCCAGTGAAGTTTCAGACTTCAGAGTCACTTTTTCTGGGAATCGGTTAACACCACCGACAACTTATGGATTTGGAGACTTATTTGGTCTTGTCTATGACTTAGATGGTGGTCCTTTGGGCGATGGCGTTACCGGGGCTATTGAAGGGATTAGTACTTCAGTTCCAAATAGAAACGCTATTGACCAGGGTTACTCTGCTGGTCCTGGCCCGTTAAACACATATTTTTTCGGCCCAAGACAACAATTCTGTGTTGATTCTCCATTCTCCCTGTGCGGAATATTTGACGGTTCTACCTCAAATGAGATCGTTGCTGTTCCTGAGCCTAGTACTTTCTTGGGAAGCATCGTGACCATCGGTCTTGGTATCCTCGCCAAGAGAAAACGGTCGCATCTTGTCCGTCAAAAACAATCCAAATGCACTTTGTAAGCCCATAATGCCGGGTTTCCTGGTCCTGGTCTTCTGCAAAGATTACCTCAGCGGTGGGTAACCCTGGCCGTAAAACTTGGTGGCGAAGTTTGAGGATACGATCTGCGGTCGTTGGAGTGAATGTGATCATGGGTTGTTGTTGCGATTGGCAACAGCAGATAGTTCAGGCTGTACAACCGTTACAAATCAATGATGTTCTACTGAGTCGCCATATTGCTGTGCGGCCTTTGGAACCGCTAC
The genomic region above belongs to Acaryochloris sp. CCMEE 5410 and contains:
- a CDS encoding PEP-CTERM sorting domain-containing protein; translation: MKNSKFVAIVVCAYTACNLILGFTSPVTAASLTYNFRQDGFDEGAYAEGFFIADDLNGDGQIAYFRGLQNSSEVSDFRVTFSGNRLTPPTTYGFGDLFGLVYDLDGGPLGDGVTGAIEGISTSVPNRNAIDQGYSAGPGPLNTYFFGPRQQFCVDSPFSLCGIFDGSTSNEIVAVPEPSTFLGSIVTIGLGILAKRKRSHLVRQKQSKCTL
- a CDS encoding glycosyltransferase family 4 protein, translated to MDGIAENAVRCSMCVIKPQRPSLGPALTAPIPGSANTSLNIIYISHLHPPAHANLENIGGMQTVSLQLLEHLQGRTDISVFPLVVKSPWQGTELRTLGFLIKLLGTLPRIIQEQQADVVLFSSMVTAALAPLMRSRVAVPMVTINHGQDVTLPVRLYQQWVPKVFHYLQGVISVSAATQAASLERGLHPTKSFVLPNALNIQPRAYHQPGSRDVLESVFQIPLEGKKLLLSVGRQVKRKGHAWFLQHVLPKIQQPIVYLMIGQGPETQRLKHLRAQSPYPEQIIIAGQTSAEILQHAYDAADLFVMPNIPVAGDMEGFGVVILEANEARTPVVASDLEGLQDVVQNGCNGFKVAPLNAHQFAQTIDDVLDSKLPSLSNSAYAWVTENYTWSRVCEQYIEVLQQVTQTVPPVLYR